One Lycium barbarum isolate Lr01 chromosome 5, ASM1917538v2, whole genome shotgun sequence genomic window carries:
- the LOC132641639 gene encoding nuclear pore complex protein NUP155 isoform X2: MSGGENEIVMRDVTNAGLVVSDRIGRDVSSHIDLEDSLEASRYATHPYTAQPREWPPLVEVVDSWELPSVLIERYNASSGEGTALCGIFPQIRRAWASVDNTLFLWRFDKWDGHCPEYSGDEQAICAVGLAKVKPGIFVEAIQYLLILATPVELILVGVCCSASSDGTDPYAEVSLQPLPDYTIPSDGVTMTCISSTDRGHIFLAGRDGHIYELQYSTGSGWQKRCRKLCLTAGLGSVISRWVVPNVFKFGAVDPIVEMVIDNERHILYARTEEMKIQMFSLGENGDGPLKKVAEERNLINQRDSSGGRQPAGSRAPRSAKTTIVSISPLSLLESKWLHLVAVLSDGRRMYLSTSSSGGNTSTAGSFGGLNHQKPNCLKVVTTRPAPPLGAGSGLPFGAVSLASRSQSEDLSLKIESAYYSAGTLVLSDSSPSTVSSLLIVNRDSSSQSSSSSLGAGARSSRPLRELVSSLPIEGRMLFVADALPLPDTAAAVQSLYLQLEFCGYDNSGESCERISGKLWARGDLSTQHILPRRRIVIFSTMGMMEVVFNRPVDVLRRLLESNSPRSLLEDFFSRFGSGESAAMCLMLAARIIYTETLVSNVAAERAAEAYEDPRLVGVPQLEGSGAFSNTRAPAGGFSMGQVVQEAEPVFSGAHEGLCLCSSRLLLPLWDLPVFITKGSIASSDAFDNVVIVCRLPGESMQILEDKIRSLEKFLRSRRNQRRGLYGCVAGLGDLTGSILIGTGSDMGAGDRSMVRNLFGSYARNVESNEGGPSNKRQRLPYSSAELAAMEVRAMECIRQLLLRCGEALFLLQLLAQHHVTRLIQNFDANIKQALVQLTFHQLVCSEEGDRLATRLVSALMEHYTGPDGRGTVDDISGRLREGCPSYYKESDYKFYLAVESLERAAATLDAEERENLAREAFNYLSKVPESAELRTVCKRFEDLRFYEAVVLLPLQKAQALDPAGDAFNEQIDAGIRDLALAQREQCYEIIASALHSLKGEASKREFGSPIRPIAQSTLDQTSRKKFIRQIVQLGVQSPDRVFHQNLYRTLIDLGLEDELLEYGGPDLVPFLQNSGREPTNEVRAASAVASPTSPLAHARVAAPSNQTKYSELLARYYVLKRQHVLAAHVLVRLAERRSTDAGDTPTLEQRRQYLSNAVLQAKSAHDTDGMSGSARGALDNGLLDLLEGKLAVLQFQIKIKDELEAMASRLEASTSTSESGSGETSPNMSNILREKAQELSMELKSITQLYNDYAVPFEIWEICLEMLYFASYSGDADSSIVRETWARLIDQALMRGGIAEACAVLKRVGSHVYPGDGAVLPFDTLCLHLEKAALERVVSGAESVGDEDIPRALLAACKGAVEPVLNTYDQLLSSGAVLPTPNLRLRLLRSVLALLREWALSVFAQGMGTSVTGASLILGGTLSLGQTAVVNQGVRDKITSAANRYMTEVRRLPLPQNQTEAIYRGFRELEESLLSPFPFERF, encoded by the exons ATGTCTGGTGGGGAGAATGAGATAGTGATGCGTGATGTTACTAATGCTGGACTTGTTGTAAGTGACCGCATTGGCCGTGATGTTTCTTCTCATATCGATCTTGAAGACTCCTTAGAAGCTTCTAGATATGCCACTCATCCCTATACTGCTCAACCCCGTGAG TGGCCTCCTTTGGTGGAAGTAGTGGATTCTTGGGAGTTGCCTTCTGTATTGATTGAGAGATATAATGCATCCAGTGGAGAAGGAACTGCATTATGTGGAATATTTCCTCAAATACGCAGAGCTTGGGCATCAGTGGACAACACATTGTTTCTTTGGCGGTTCGATAAGTG GGATGGCCACTGTCCTGAATATAGTGGAGATGAACAAGCTATATGTGCTGTTGGCCTAGCCAAAGTCAAACCTGGAATTTTCGTGGAGGCCATCCAGTATCTTCTGATCTTGGCAACTCCTGTTGAG TTGATCCTTGTAGGTGTATGTTGTTCTGCAAGCAGTGATGGAACTGATCCGTATGCTGAGGTGTCACTTCAGCCATTACCagattatacaattccatctgaTGGAGTGACCATGACATGTATCAGTTCCACAGACAGAGGTCACATTTTCCTTGCGGGCCGTGATGGCCACATTTATGAATTGCAGTACTCAACTGGTTCGGGGTGGCAGAAGCGGTGCCGCAAGCTCTGTCTAACTGCAGGTCTTGGAAGTGTCATATCAAG GTGGGTGGTGCCAAATGTTTTCAAGTTTGGAGCCGTAGACCCTATTGTTGAAATGGTCATTGATAATGAGAGACACATCTTATATGCGCGCACCGAAGAGATGAAAATTCAAATGTTTTCTCTTGGAGAAAATGGGGATGGACCCCTTAAAAAGGTAGCAGAAGAGAGAAATTTGATAAATCAGAGGGATTCTTCTGGTGGTAGGCAACCAGCTGGTTCAAGGGCTCCTAGATCAGCCAAAACAACCATTGTTTCCATCTCACCGTTATCTCTCTTAGAATCGAAGTGGCTACACCTTGTTGCTGTTCTATCAGATGGCAGAAGGATGTATCTTTCCACCTCTTCTTCTGGCGGAAACACTAGTACTGCTGGAAGTTTCGGTGGTCTTAACCATCAGAAGCCAAACTGCTTAAAAGTTGTAACGACTAGGCCAGCTCCTCCTCTAGGAGCAGGTAGTGGTCTTCCATTTGGAGCTGTATCTCTTGCTAGTAGATCACAGAGTGAAGATCTGTCACTGAAGATAGAATCAGCCTATTATTCTGCTGGGACTCTTGTCCTTTCGGATTCATCTCCATCAACAGTTTCTTCTCTTCTTATTGTAAATCGGGATTCAAGTTCTCAATCTTCTTCAAGTAGCTTGGGAGCAGGTGCTAGGAGTTCCCGCCCACTCCGTGAATTGGTGTCATCCCTGCCCATTGAAGGAAGGATGCTTTTCGTGGCAGATGCTCTACCCCTACCAGATACAGCAGCTGCGGTGCAGTCACTTTATTTACAGCTGGAGTTCTGTGGCTATGATAACTCGGGGGAATCCTGTGAAAGAATTTCGGGTAAACTTTGGGCTAGAGGTGATCTTTCAACCCAACATATATTACCAAGAAGGAGAATTGTCATATTCAGCACAATGGGTATGATGGAAGTAGTTTTTAACAGACCGGTCGATGTACTCAGGAGACTATTGGAATCCAATTCGCCTAGGTCATTATTAGAGGATTTCTTCAGTCGTTTTGGATCTGGAGAGTCCGCTGCCATGTGTTTAATGCTTGCTGCGAGGATAATCTATACTGAGACCTTAGTAAGTAATGTTGCTGCTGAAAGGGCGGCTGAAGCATATGAGGATCCAAGACTTGTTGGAGTACCACAGCTAGAAGGTAGTGGTGCATTTTCAAATACTAGAGCTCCAGCTGGAGGATTTAGCATGGGGCAGGTTGTGCAGGAAGCTGAGCCTGTTTTCTCCGGTGCTCATGAAGGTCTTTGCTTATGCTCATCAAGGTTACTTCTACCTTTGTGGGACCTTCCTGTTTTCATCACGAAAGGAAGCATAGCTTCTTCAGATGCATTTGACAATGTAGTAATTGTTTGCCGACTTCCTGGTGAGTCAATGCAAATCCTGGAAGACAAGATACGTTCTTTGGAGAAGTTCCTGAGATCGAGGAGGAATCAAAGAAGGGGACTTTATGGTTGTGTTGCTGGGCTAGGTGACTTGACAGGCTCAATTTTGATTGGAACTGGCTCGGATATGGGGGCTGGTGACAGAAGTATGGTAAGAAATCTATTTGGATCTTATGCTCGCAATGTTGAGTCCAATGAAGGTGGACCATCAAACAAAAGACAACGACTTCCTTATAGTTCTGCAGAACTTGCTGCCATGGAG GTTAGAGCAATGGAGTGTATCAGGCAATTGCTCCTTAGATGTGGTGAAGCCTTATTTTTGCTGCAACTTCTTGCACAACATCACGTGACACGCTTGATTCAGAATTTTGATGCTAATATCAAGCAGGCCCTAGTTCAGCTGACATTCCATCAACTAGTTTGTTCGGAAGAGGGAGATAGACTTGCTACGAGACTTGTATCTGCCCTCATGGAG CATTACACCGGTCCAGATGGGAGGGGAACTGTTGACGACATAAGTGGTAGACTACGGGAGGGTTGTCCAAGTTATTACAAAGAATCTGATTACAAGTTCTACTTAGCAGTTGAATCTCTTGAAAGAGCTGCTGCTACATTAGATGCGGAGGAGAGAGAAAACCTTGCGAGAGAGGCATTCAATTACCTAAGCAAAGTTCCAGAGTCTGCAGAGCTGCGGACCGTATGTAAACGTTTTGAAGATCTGAG ATTTTATGAAGCTGTGGTCCTGTTACCTCTGCAAAAGGCACAAGCTCTTGACCCTGCTGGTGACGCTTTTAATGAGCAAATAGATGCTGGAATTCGAGATCTTGCACTTGCTCAACGCGAGCAGTGCTACGAGATTATTGCCAGTGCTTTGCATTCTTTAAAAGGTGAAGCTTCAAAGAGGGAATTTGGATCTCCTATCAGACCTATTGCTCAATCTACTCTTGATCAAACTTCTCGGAAAAAGTTTATACGCCAGATTGTCCAACTTGGTGTGCAATCTCCAGACAGAGTTTTTCATCAGAATCTATATCGAACCTTAATTGATTTGGGCTTGGAAGATGAACTACTGGAATATGGTGGCCCCGATTTGGTACCTTTTCTGCAAAATTCTGGTCGTGAACCTACAAATGAG GTTCGTGCTGCTTCTGCAGTGGCGTCTCCAACTTCACCATTAGCTCATGCTAGAGTAGCTGCGCCATCTAACCAAACAAAATATAGTGAGCTTTTGGCTCGTTATTATGTTTTGAAGAGGCAGCACGTTCTTGCAGCCCATGTTTTGGTGAGGCTGGCAGAAAGGCGTTCCACTGATGCAGGGGACACTCCTACTTTAGAGCAAAG GCGGCAATACTTGAGTAATGCTGTTTTGCAAGCAAAGAGTGCCCATGACACGGATGGTATGAGTGGTTCTGCCCGGGGTGCTCTTGACAATGGGCTGCTTGATTTGCTCGAAGGAAAGCTTGCTGTTCTTCAGtttcaaataaaaattaaagatgaACTGGAGGCTATGGCTTCCAGGTTAGAGGCATCTACAAGCACATCTGAATCTGGTTCCGGTGAAACATCACCCAATATGAGTAACATTCTTCGAGAAAAAGCCCAGGAGTTATCGATGGAACTGAAGAGCATTACTCAGCTGTATAATGACTATGCTGTTCCTTTTGAGATATGGGAG ATATGTCTGGAGATGTTGTACTTTGCTAGCTACTCTGGTGATGCTGATAGCAGCATAGTGCGAGAGACTTGGGCTAGGCTCATTGATCAAGCTCTTATGAGGGGTGGAATTGCTGAAGCTTGTGCTGTACTGAAGAGGGTTGGTTCCCACGTGTATCCCGGAGATGGAGCTGTTTTACCATTTGATACTCTCTGTCTTCACCTTGAGAAGGCTGCACTG GAGCGAGTGGTTTCTGGTGCTGAATCTGTTGGAGATGAAGATATTCCTAGGGCTCTTTTAGCTGCTTGCAAGGGTGCAGTGGAGCCTGTATTAAATACTTATGACCAGCTGTTATCTAGTGGGGCAGTGTTGCCAACTCCAAATCTTAGATTGCGTCTCCTGCGTTCCGTGCTGGCTTTACTTCGTGAATGGGCACTTTCTGTCTTCGCACAGGGAATGGGCACAAGTGTTACTGGAGCCTCTCTGATTCTTGGTGGAACTTTGTCATTAGGACAGACTGCAGTTGTTAATCAAGGTGTTCGCGATAAAATAACAAGTGCAGCGAATCG ATATATGACAGAAGTGCGAAGATTACCTCTTCCACAAAATCAGACTGAAGCCATCTATCGAGGTTTTCGTGAACTTGAAGAATCATTGTTAAGTCCGTTCCCTTTTGAACGGTTTTGA
- the LOC132641639 gene encoding nuclear pore complex protein NUP155 isoform X1, translating to MYLMAKRVPKFSLCWHHYLRLQNLCGNLVEIYIGNRNQIYFNFILEVLKLELCLVILFAKNIWLFECTWPPLVEVVDSWELPSVLIERYNASSGEGTALCGIFPQIRRAWASVDNTLFLWRFDKWDGHCPEYSGDEQAICAVGLAKVKPGIFVEAIQYLLILATPVELILVGVCCSASSDGTDPYAEVSLQPLPDYTIPSDGVTMTCISSTDRGHIFLAGRDGHIYELQYSTGSGWQKRCRKLCLTAGLGSVISRWVVPNVFKFGAVDPIVEMVIDNERHILYARTEEMKIQMFSLGENGDGPLKKVAEERNLINQRDSSGGRQPAGSRAPRSAKTTIVSISPLSLLESKWLHLVAVLSDGRRMYLSTSSSGGNTSTAGSFGGLNHQKPNCLKVVTTRPAPPLGAGSGLPFGAVSLASRSQSEDLSLKIESAYYSAGTLVLSDSSPSTVSSLLIVNRDSSSQSSSSSLGAGARSSRPLRELVSSLPIEGRMLFVADALPLPDTAAAVQSLYLQLEFCGYDNSGESCERISGKLWARGDLSTQHILPRRRIVIFSTMGMMEVVFNRPVDVLRRLLESNSPRSLLEDFFSRFGSGESAAMCLMLAARIIYTETLVSNVAAERAAEAYEDPRLVGVPQLEGSGAFSNTRAPAGGFSMGQVVQEAEPVFSGAHEGLCLCSSRLLLPLWDLPVFITKGSIASSDAFDNVVIVCRLPGESMQILEDKIRSLEKFLRSRRNQRRGLYGCVAGLGDLTGSILIGTGSDMGAGDRSMVRNLFGSYARNVESNEGGPSNKRQRLPYSSAELAAMEVRAMECIRQLLLRCGEALFLLQLLAQHHVTRLIQNFDANIKQALVQLTFHQLVCSEEGDRLATRLVSALMEHYTGPDGRGTVDDISGRLREGCPSYYKESDYKFYLAVESLERAAATLDAEERENLAREAFNYLSKVPESAELRTVCKRFEDLRFYEAVVLLPLQKAQALDPAGDAFNEQIDAGIRDLALAQREQCYEIIASALHSLKGEASKREFGSPIRPIAQSTLDQTSRKKFIRQIVQLGVQSPDRVFHQNLYRTLIDLGLEDELLEYGGPDLVPFLQNSGREPTNEVRAASAVASPTSPLAHARVAAPSNQTKYSELLARYYVLKRQHVLAAHVLVRLAERRSTDAGDTPTLEQRRQYLSNAVLQAKSAHDTDGMSGSARGALDNGLLDLLEGKLAVLQFQIKIKDELEAMASRLEASTSTSESGSGETSPNMSNILREKAQELSMELKSITQLYNDYAVPFEIWEICLEMLYFASYSGDADSSIVRETWARLIDQALMRGGIAEACAVLKRVGSHVYPGDGAVLPFDTLCLHLEKAALERVVSGAESVGDEDIPRALLAACKGAVEPVLNTYDQLLSSGAVLPTPNLRLRLLRSVLALLREWALSVFAQGMGTSVTGASLILGGTLSLGQTAVVNQGVRDKITSAANRYMTEVRRLPLPQNQTEAIYRGFRELEESLLSPFPFERF from the exons ATGTATCTCATGGCGAAACGGGTCCCTAAATTTAGCTTATGTTGGCACCATTATCTTCGATTACAGAATTTGTGTGGAAACCTAGTAGAAATTTATATTGGCAATAGAAACCAGATATATTTCAATTTTATTTTGGaagttttgaagttggagttgtgtttggttatactttttgcaaagaatatttggctGTTTGAATGTACG TGGCCTCCTTTGGTGGAAGTAGTGGATTCTTGGGAGTTGCCTTCTGTATTGATTGAGAGATATAATGCATCCAGTGGAGAAGGAACTGCATTATGTGGAATATTTCCTCAAATACGCAGAGCTTGGGCATCAGTGGACAACACATTGTTTCTTTGGCGGTTCGATAAGTG GGATGGCCACTGTCCTGAATATAGTGGAGATGAACAAGCTATATGTGCTGTTGGCCTAGCCAAAGTCAAACCTGGAATTTTCGTGGAGGCCATCCAGTATCTTCTGATCTTGGCAACTCCTGTTGAG TTGATCCTTGTAGGTGTATGTTGTTCTGCAAGCAGTGATGGAACTGATCCGTATGCTGAGGTGTCACTTCAGCCATTACCagattatacaattccatctgaTGGAGTGACCATGACATGTATCAGTTCCACAGACAGAGGTCACATTTTCCTTGCGGGCCGTGATGGCCACATTTATGAATTGCAGTACTCAACTGGTTCGGGGTGGCAGAAGCGGTGCCGCAAGCTCTGTCTAACTGCAGGTCTTGGAAGTGTCATATCAAG GTGGGTGGTGCCAAATGTTTTCAAGTTTGGAGCCGTAGACCCTATTGTTGAAATGGTCATTGATAATGAGAGACACATCTTATATGCGCGCACCGAAGAGATGAAAATTCAAATGTTTTCTCTTGGAGAAAATGGGGATGGACCCCTTAAAAAGGTAGCAGAAGAGAGAAATTTGATAAATCAGAGGGATTCTTCTGGTGGTAGGCAACCAGCTGGTTCAAGGGCTCCTAGATCAGCCAAAACAACCATTGTTTCCATCTCACCGTTATCTCTCTTAGAATCGAAGTGGCTACACCTTGTTGCTGTTCTATCAGATGGCAGAAGGATGTATCTTTCCACCTCTTCTTCTGGCGGAAACACTAGTACTGCTGGAAGTTTCGGTGGTCTTAACCATCAGAAGCCAAACTGCTTAAAAGTTGTAACGACTAGGCCAGCTCCTCCTCTAGGAGCAGGTAGTGGTCTTCCATTTGGAGCTGTATCTCTTGCTAGTAGATCACAGAGTGAAGATCTGTCACTGAAGATAGAATCAGCCTATTATTCTGCTGGGACTCTTGTCCTTTCGGATTCATCTCCATCAACAGTTTCTTCTCTTCTTATTGTAAATCGGGATTCAAGTTCTCAATCTTCTTCAAGTAGCTTGGGAGCAGGTGCTAGGAGTTCCCGCCCACTCCGTGAATTGGTGTCATCCCTGCCCATTGAAGGAAGGATGCTTTTCGTGGCAGATGCTCTACCCCTACCAGATACAGCAGCTGCGGTGCAGTCACTTTATTTACAGCTGGAGTTCTGTGGCTATGATAACTCGGGGGAATCCTGTGAAAGAATTTCGGGTAAACTTTGGGCTAGAGGTGATCTTTCAACCCAACATATATTACCAAGAAGGAGAATTGTCATATTCAGCACAATGGGTATGATGGAAGTAGTTTTTAACAGACCGGTCGATGTACTCAGGAGACTATTGGAATCCAATTCGCCTAGGTCATTATTAGAGGATTTCTTCAGTCGTTTTGGATCTGGAGAGTCCGCTGCCATGTGTTTAATGCTTGCTGCGAGGATAATCTATACTGAGACCTTAGTAAGTAATGTTGCTGCTGAAAGGGCGGCTGAAGCATATGAGGATCCAAGACTTGTTGGAGTACCACAGCTAGAAGGTAGTGGTGCATTTTCAAATACTAGAGCTCCAGCTGGAGGATTTAGCATGGGGCAGGTTGTGCAGGAAGCTGAGCCTGTTTTCTCCGGTGCTCATGAAGGTCTTTGCTTATGCTCATCAAGGTTACTTCTACCTTTGTGGGACCTTCCTGTTTTCATCACGAAAGGAAGCATAGCTTCTTCAGATGCATTTGACAATGTAGTAATTGTTTGCCGACTTCCTGGTGAGTCAATGCAAATCCTGGAAGACAAGATACGTTCTTTGGAGAAGTTCCTGAGATCGAGGAGGAATCAAAGAAGGGGACTTTATGGTTGTGTTGCTGGGCTAGGTGACTTGACAGGCTCAATTTTGATTGGAACTGGCTCGGATATGGGGGCTGGTGACAGAAGTATGGTAAGAAATCTATTTGGATCTTATGCTCGCAATGTTGAGTCCAATGAAGGTGGACCATCAAACAAAAGACAACGACTTCCTTATAGTTCTGCAGAACTTGCTGCCATGGAG GTTAGAGCAATGGAGTGTATCAGGCAATTGCTCCTTAGATGTGGTGAAGCCTTATTTTTGCTGCAACTTCTTGCACAACATCACGTGACACGCTTGATTCAGAATTTTGATGCTAATATCAAGCAGGCCCTAGTTCAGCTGACATTCCATCAACTAGTTTGTTCGGAAGAGGGAGATAGACTTGCTACGAGACTTGTATCTGCCCTCATGGAG CATTACACCGGTCCAGATGGGAGGGGAACTGTTGACGACATAAGTGGTAGACTACGGGAGGGTTGTCCAAGTTATTACAAAGAATCTGATTACAAGTTCTACTTAGCAGTTGAATCTCTTGAAAGAGCTGCTGCTACATTAGATGCGGAGGAGAGAGAAAACCTTGCGAGAGAGGCATTCAATTACCTAAGCAAAGTTCCAGAGTCTGCAGAGCTGCGGACCGTATGTAAACGTTTTGAAGATCTGAG ATTTTATGAAGCTGTGGTCCTGTTACCTCTGCAAAAGGCACAAGCTCTTGACCCTGCTGGTGACGCTTTTAATGAGCAAATAGATGCTGGAATTCGAGATCTTGCACTTGCTCAACGCGAGCAGTGCTACGAGATTATTGCCAGTGCTTTGCATTCTTTAAAAGGTGAAGCTTCAAAGAGGGAATTTGGATCTCCTATCAGACCTATTGCTCAATCTACTCTTGATCAAACTTCTCGGAAAAAGTTTATACGCCAGATTGTCCAACTTGGTGTGCAATCTCCAGACAGAGTTTTTCATCAGAATCTATATCGAACCTTAATTGATTTGGGCTTGGAAGATGAACTACTGGAATATGGTGGCCCCGATTTGGTACCTTTTCTGCAAAATTCTGGTCGTGAACCTACAAATGAG GTTCGTGCTGCTTCTGCAGTGGCGTCTCCAACTTCACCATTAGCTCATGCTAGAGTAGCTGCGCCATCTAACCAAACAAAATATAGTGAGCTTTTGGCTCGTTATTATGTTTTGAAGAGGCAGCACGTTCTTGCAGCCCATGTTTTGGTGAGGCTGGCAGAAAGGCGTTCCACTGATGCAGGGGACACTCCTACTTTAGAGCAAAG GCGGCAATACTTGAGTAATGCTGTTTTGCAAGCAAAGAGTGCCCATGACACGGATGGTATGAGTGGTTCTGCCCGGGGTGCTCTTGACAATGGGCTGCTTGATTTGCTCGAAGGAAAGCTTGCTGTTCTTCAGtttcaaataaaaattaaagatgaACTGGAGGCTATGGCTTCCAGGTTAGAGGCATCTACAAGCACATCTGAATCTGGTTCCGGTGAAACATCACCCAATATGAGTAACATTCTTCGAGAAAAAGCCCAGGAGTTATCGATGGAACTGAAGAGCATTACTCAGCTGTATAATGACTATGCTGTTCCTTTTGAGATATGGGAG ATATGTCTGGAGATGTTGTACTTTGCTAGCTACTCTGGTGATGCTGATAGCAGCATAGTGCGAGAGACTTGGGCTAGGCTCATTGATCAAGCTCTTATGAGGGGTGGAATTGCTGAAGCTTGTGCTGTACTGAAGAGGGTTGGTTCCCACGTGTATCCCGGAGATGGAGCTGTTTTACCATTTGATACTCTCTGTCTTCACCTTGAGAAGGCTGCACTG GAGCGAGTGGTTTCTGGTGCTGAATCTGTTGGAGATGAAGATATTCCTAGGGCTCTTTTAGCTGCTTGCAAGGGTGCAGTGGAGCCTGTATTAAATACTTATGACCAGCTGTTATCTAGTGGGGCAGTGTTGCCAACTCCAAATCTTAGATTGCGTCTCCTGCGTTCCGTGCTGGCTTTACTTCGTGAATGGGCACTTTCTGTCTTCGCACAGGGAATGGGCACAAGTGTTACTGGAGCCTCTCTGATTCTTGGTGGAACTTTGTCATTAGGACAGACTGCAGTTGTTAATCAAGGTGTTCGCGATAAAATAACAAGTGCAGCGAATCG ATATATGACAGAAGTGCGAAGATTACCTCTTCCACAAAATCAGACTGAAGCCATCTATCGAGGTTTTCGTGAACTTGAAGAATCATTGTTAAGTCCGTTCCCTTTTGAACGGTTTTGA